TTATCCGCGTCGCTACTTCATCGCCTCAGTGTTCGCCCGAGCGTCGAAAGTGCGTTCGGGCGGCTGTGGAATCTGTGTTCGGTTTGCCGTGGAATTCGTGTTCGGCTTGCCGTGGAATCAGCGTTCGATTACGCGTGGAATACGCACACAGGGCCCGGGTGGGTCAGATTTACTTCGACGAATCGCCGAAAGGCGGGTCAGAATTCAATCGGCGTTGACAGCTTGCAGACAGGGAGCGCGAAGTCGGTGAGAAGGAACGGGAGCTGCAATATCGGCAAACCCGTATCGACCAGCTCACGCATGAACTCTCGGTCATCAAACGGCAACAGTTCGGCAAGCGCAGCGAGCAGCTCAATACGGAACAGATGAGCCTGCTCGACGAAGCGGTCGATACGGATCTGGCCGCGATCGAGGCCGAGCTCGAGCAGCTTCAGCCAGATACGCCCGAACGCAAATCACGACAGCAACGTGCGCGACGCGCACCATTGCCGGCGCATCTGCCGCGCACCGACATTCATCACGACCCGGATACCACGACATGTCACTGCGGCTGCGAGCTCGAGCGCATTGGCGAAGACATCAGCGAGAAGCTTGACTACACGCCAGGCGTGTTCACAGTCGAGCGACATATCCGCGGCAAGTGGGTGTGCCGTCAATGCGAGACGCTGACACAGGAACCCGTGCCCGCGCACATCATCGACAAGGGCATCCCGACGGCCGCGCTGTTGGCCTGGGTGCTGGTATCGAAGTTCGCCGATCATCTGCCGCTGTACCGGCTTGAACGCATCTGCGCCCGCGGAGGGCTGGCGATCCCTCAGTCGACACTGGGCGACTGGGTGGGCGTGTGCGGCGTGCGACTGCAGCCGCTGGTCGATGCACTGCGCGAACAGATCCTGCGTCAGGGTGTACTGCATGCGGATGAAACGCCTGTGCAGATGCTCAGTCCGGGCAAAGGCAAGACACATCGTGCGTATCTGTGGGCGTATGCCACGACCCAATACGCGTCGCTTAAGGCGGTCGTGTATGACTTCGCCGACAGCCGCGCTGGCGAGCATGCGCGCGCCTTCCTGGGCGACTGGCAGGGCAAGCTGGTGTGCGACGACTATAGCGGCTATGTTGCGGCCCGAGTTATGTGGCCGCAGTTTGAGATGAACTGGAGCGGGCACCGGTTTATCATCGGTTGACACAACATAAATAGTAGCGCCTGCTGGTAGTCCTTCTGCAGTCCGGAGGTCTACCATGTTCGAAACGATCTTCAATACCGATTGTGCGGTGACGCGCCACCGCACTGGTCCGCTGGCCCGCGAGCGCGCTAGGTATCTGTACCGTTGCGCGTCTCAAGGGGCGACCGCTAAGTCACTACGCCTGAAGGCGCGCTCGACCGTGTGGGTTGCTGCACGGATGTCGATACAGGACTTTGGTTGGGTGAGCGCCGAGCGGTTGCGCGAGATTGTCTGCGGATGCACGGAACCGGTGGTGGCACCATCGACGGCTTCGACATTAGTTCGATCGGCACGCGCATGGCTAAAGTTTCTAGGGTGGTGGCATGAGCCGCAAGAGCCGGTCCCCTTCAAAGAAGATCTCGAGCGCTTCGTCAGTTGGATGCGTGACGAACGCGAGTTGACAGCGTGCACTGTTGATCAATGGCGTTACCGAGCGATCAGGTTCCTGTGCTGGTGTGCTGACACCGGACTCAACCTCGCAACGCTGCAGCCCAGGGATATCGACTCCTACTTTGCTACCTATGGTGTGCAACACTGGTCACGGGTCTCAAGCAGACACATGGCGAACTTTCTCCGCATATTCCTCCGCCACGCGGCCAGTATCGGTGCATGTAGGCCGGGGCTCTCCGATTCAATCCAGTGCGGTCCGCGATATGCCCTTGAATCACTACCCTATGCGCTGGACTGGGAAGATGTGCGACGTGTGATCGCCGGTGCATACGGTGACGATGAGCGCAGCGTTCGCGACCGTGCAATTCTCCTGCTGTTGGCCGTATATGGATTGCGCAGAGGAGAGGTGGCCGCGCTCCGGATCGACCAGGTCGACCGTGCGAATGGTCGACTGCAAATATGGCGACTAAAGCGCCGCCAACCTCAGATTTACCCACTTGTTTCGCCTGTTGCAGAAGCGCTGGGACGCTACATTGACGAGGCACGGCCCGCAGTAGGATCTGCGGAAATATTTATCCGGGTACGTGCGCCGCGTGTGCCCATCACGGCACCAGCAATCTATAACATCGTTAATCGGCGGTTACTCGCGCTCGGGCTTCAGGCCGCCCATCTCGGCCCCCATGCCCTGCGGCATTCATGTGCAGCACGGTTGCTGGCGAAAGGCCTGACCATCAAGGAGATCGGCGATCATCTCGGGCATCGAACCTCCATGCCGACGATGACCTACACGAAGGTTGATCTGGCGTCACTGCGTCAGGTGGCCGAACTTGACCTGGGAGGCCTGCAATGACATCTAGCGAAATCGTCGCTGCATACCTCACCGCGCGACGGGCCCAAGGAGTGCAGCTCAAAAGCGCTGCGAGAACACTTCGGCAGTTTGTACGTGTCATCGACAACCGGTCGCTGGACGCCCTAACGTCTCAGGACATAGCGGCATTCCTCCAAGGGCGTGGCGCTTTGAGTGGCACCTGGAGGACCAGGCGAAGCTTGTTGACTGGCCTGTACCGGTTTGCCGTCGCGCGCGGTTACGCATTCTCATCGCCGTTGCCGGAGCTTCTCCCAAAGTTGCCGCCATCGTTGACGCCATATGTCTACTCGCGAGAGGAGCTGCAGCGGCTGTTCAGCGCTACCGCGATACTCGATTCGCCATGGAGCCGTCTGCAGGCAGACACGTACCGAACCCTGTTGCTGTTGCTATATGGCGCAGGGCTCCGAGTCAGTGAGGCAATCGGACTCAAATTGAGGGACGTCGATCTTAGCGGGCACGTGCTAACCGTTCGCAATTCGAAGTTTTACAAGAGCCGGTTGGTTCCGGTGGGCCCGCAACTGGTAACGGCGCTGAACGACTACCTCGATCGGCGCAGCAACTTGCCCTTCCCAGAAGGCCCGGACTCGTCATTCCTGTGTTCGCGCTCTGGCTGTCGTCTTTACTACCAGCGAGTGGTCACGCTGTTCCAGCGCGTCCGCGCAGCGGCAAACATCCCAATCCCCGCTGGTGAGCGACGACCACCACGACTTCACGACCTTCGCCACACTGCAGCTGTACATAGGGTACTGCATTGGTACCGCACCGGCAAAAATGTGCAGGCTCTTCTTCCACATCTGGCCACGTATCTCGGGCATGTTGATATCAGGGCGACGCAGCGGTACCTTCAGATGACACCCGAGTTGCTTCAGGAGGCCAGCTACCGTTTCGCCATCTATGCGAGACAGACATCCGTATCGGAGGCTGATGATGCATGATCACGACCTTCTCGGGCCTTGGGTTCGACGATTCCTGCTTGAACATCT
This DNA window, taken from Paraburkholderia sabiae, encodes the following:
- a CDS encoding tyrosine-type recombinase/integrase — translated: MFETIFNTDCAVTRHRTGPLARERARYLYRCASQGATAKSLRLKARSTVWVAARMSIQDFGWVSAERLREIVCGCTEPVVAPSTASTLVRSARAWLKFLGWWHEPQEPVPFKEDLERFVSWMRDERELTACTVDQWRYRAIRFLCWCADTGLNLATLQPRDIDSYFATYGVQHWSRVSSRHMANFLRIFLRHAASIGACRPGLSDSIQCGPRYALESLPYALDWEDVRRVIAGAYGDDERSVRDRAILLLLAVYGLRRGEVAALRIDQVDRANGRLQIWRLKRRQPQIYPLVSPVAEALGRYIDEARPAVGSAEIFIRVRAPRVPITAPAIYNIVNRRLLALGLQAAHLGPHALRHSCAARLLAKGLTIKEIGDHLGHRTSMPTMTYTKVDLASLRQVAELDLGGLQ
- a CDS encoding tyrosine-type recombinase/integrase — encoded protein: MTGLYRFAVARGYAFSSPLPELLPKLPPSLTPYVYSREELQRLFSATAILDSPWSRLQADTYRTLLLLLYGAGLRVSEAIGLKLRDVDLSGHVLTVRNSKFYKSRLVPVGPQLVTALNDYLDRRSNLPFPEGPDSSFLCSRSGCRLYYQRVVTLFQRVRAAANIPIPAGERRPPRLHDLRHTAAVHRVLHWYRTGKNVQALLPHLATYLGHVDIRATQRYLQMTPELLQEASYRFAIYARQTSVSEADDA